A single Actinomadura algeriensis DNA region contains:
- a CDS encoding putative sodium/potassium/calcium exchanger: MNRIARAVVVSGIAMGASVLAAPAAMADINFFVVEKANVGHNGPVYVVEEGPGDLSYSNVTGSPKASPKVGNESVKTGDFKTSLHGGKGNTAVNEVEGSEQDQIKPGHGKKDSGKHEAAAAEGKQAEGQEAEGKEAEAVKAEGQQAEAHQAEGKQAEGQEAEGKQAEGQEAEGKQAEGKQAEGQEAEGKQAEAVKAEGQEAEGKQAEAVKAEGKQAEGKEAHARQGQKPHGHDKGKLPKNVYGVKHGNVGNNGPTVVVESGPGDLNYSNVTGSDKAMPVVGNEAVKTGDIKTSIRDGKNNTAVTEVEGAEQDEGEK, encoded by the coding sequence ATGAATCGCATTGCTCGTGCGGTGGTGGTCTCCGGGATCGCCATGGGGGCGTCGGTCCTCGCGGCTCCTGCGGCTATGGCCGACATCAACTTCTTCGTGGTGGAGAAGGCCAACGTCGGCCACAACGGCCCCGTCTACGTCGTCGAAGAGGGCCCGGGCGACCTCTCGTACAGCAACGTCACCGGGTCTCCCAAGGCCTCGCCCAAGGTCGGGAACGAGTCGGTGAAGACCGGGGACTTCAAGACGTCCCTGCACGGCGGCAAGGGCAACACGGCCGTCAACGAGGTCGAGGGCTCCGAGCAGGACCAGATCAAGCCGGGCCACGGCAAGAAGGACTCGGGCAAGCACGAGGCCGCCGCGGCCGAGGGCAAGCAGGCCGAGGGCCAGGAGGCCGAGGGCAAGGAGGCCGAGGCGGTCAAGGCCGAGGGCCAGCAGGCCGAGGCGCACCAGGCTGAGGGCAAGCAGGCCGAGGGCCAGGAGGCCGAAGGCAAGCAGGCCGAGGGCCAGGAGGCCGAGGGTAAGCAGGCCGAGGGCAAGCAGGCCGAGGGCCAGGAGGCCGAAGGCAAGCAGGCCGAGGCGGTCAAGGCCGAGGGCCAGGAGGCCGAGGGCAAGCAGGCCGAGGCGGTCAAGGCCGAGGGCAAGCAGGCCGAGGGCAAGGAGGCGCACGCGCGCCAGGGGCAGAAGCCGCACGGTCACGACAAGGGCAAGCTCCCGAAGAACGTGTACGGGGTCAAGCACGGGAACGTCGGGAACAACGGCCCGACCGTCGTCGTCGAGTCGGGTCCGGGTGACCTCAACTACAGCAACGTCACCGGCTCGGACAAGGCCATGCCCGTGGTCGGCAACGAGGCGGTGAAGACCGGGGACATCAAGACGTCCATCCGTGACGGCAAGAACAACACCGCGGTCACCGAGGTCGAGGGCGCCGAGCAGGACGAGGGCGAGAAGTAA
- a CDS encoding DUF5959 family protein, with protein sequence MTDRDMPDLIHLVGENGNSLVHRFTGRDDAGLVGEIEVRSPFVNGRTRSFVSPEDLDEWEVVLDDLDRGDNTAWREGKRTREIWLELDDSDRVCATVVDDQASLVTVELTIDVPDGLLDDHYERLQRVREAIGA encoded by the coding sequence ATGACAGATCGCGATATGCCGGACTTGATTCATTTGGTGGGCGAGAACGGCAACAGCCTCGTGCACCGGTTCACCGGCCGGGACGACGCCGGCCTGGTGGGGGAGATCGAGGTCCGCAGCCCGTTCGTGAACGGACGGACCCGCTCCTTCGTGTCCCCCGAGGACCTCGACGAGTGGGAAGTGGTCCTCGACGACCTCGACCGCGGCGACAACACCGCGTGGCGGGAGGGCAAGCGCACCCGGGAGATTTGGCTCGAACTGGACGATTCCGACCGGGTGTGCGCGACCGTCGTCGATGACCAGGCGTCCCTCGTGACGGTGGAACTCACGATCGATGTGCCCGACGGCTTGCTCGACGACCACTACGAGCGCCTGCAGCGGGTCCGTGAGGCGATCGGCGCGTAA
- a CDS encoding threonine ammonia-lyase, whose translation MQETRLDTARIRAARRVIDPVFLDSPLYRCEALEAALGCGVSIKLETANPVRSFKGRGTEVVTSLLADGGPRAVVCASAGNLGQALAWSGRGRGLDVTVVASRFAPAAKLDRIRALDARLELVDGDFDMARERAAAIARRDGVRLVEDSLDVETCEGAATIGLELVDASFDAVLIALGGGAMATGVGHVVKALVPGVEVICVQPLGAPAMTRSWRRRRVVTTASTDTVADGVAGRRPIPAVLDDLLLVADDAVLVREASIIAGVRLLFEHAGLVVEPSAALGVAAILEDRERFAGRHVVTIVCGGNVDLDAHRGWVTG comes from the coding sequence GTGCAGGAGACGCGTCTCGACACCGCTCGGATCCGGGCGGCCCGCCGGGTCATCGACCCGGTGTTCCTCGACAGCCCGCTGTACCGCTGCGAGGCACTGGAGGCCGCCCTCGGGTGCGGGGTGAGCATCAAGCTCGAAACGGCGAATCCGGTCCGCAGCTTCAAGGGCCGCGGGACCGAGGTCGTCACGAGCCTGCTCGCCGACGGCGGCCCGCGGGCGGTGGTGTGCGCCAGCGCGGGCAATCTCGGCCAGGCCCTGGCGTGGTCCGGTCGCGGCCGGGGGCTCGACGTCACCGTCGTGGCGTCCCGCTTCGCGCCCGCGGCCAAGCTCGACCGCATCCGCGCGCTGGACGCCCGGCTGGAGCTGGTGGACGGCGACTTCGACATGGCCCGCGAGCGGGCGGCGGCCATCGCGCGGCGCGACGGCGTCCGGCTGGTCGAGGACAGCCTGGACGTCGAGACCTGCGAGGGCGCGGCGACCATCGGCCTGGAGCTCGTGGACGCCTCGTTCGACGCCGTCCTGATCGCTCTGGGCGGCGGGGCGATGGCCACCGGCGTGGGTCACGTGGTGAAGGCCCTGGTGCCCGGCGTCGAGGTGATCTGCGTCCAGCCGCTCGGCGCACCGGCGATGACGCGGTCGTGGCGCCGGCGGCGGGTCGTCACGACCGCGTCGACCGACACCGTCGCCGACGGCGTCGCCGGGCGGCGTCCCATCCCCGCCGTCCTGGACGACCTTCTCCTGGTCGCCGACGACGCCGTCCTGGTCCGCGAGGCGTCGATCATCGCCGGTGTGCGGCTGCTCTTCGAGCACGCCGGCCTCGTCGTCGAACCGTCGGCCGCGCTCGGCGTCGCGGCGATCCTCGAGGACCGGGAGCGCTTCGCCGGACGGCACGTGGTCACCATCGTGTGCGGCGGCAACGTCGACCTGGACGCCCACCGGGGCTGGGTCACCGGGTAA
- a CDS encoding FtsK/SpoIIIE domain-containing protein, whose protein sequence is MDLSSVVVGRTEDGSPWRLRLLGTHVLIAGATGAGKGSVIWSTVRALLPLMVAGLVEVWAIDPKRMELSFGRPLFERFGRYSSDPRGGMVRLLEDAAEDMNARAEEFAGVARSFVPSVAHPFRVVIVDELAFLTAYCPERDLRKRAESALAVLTSQGRSVGYCVIGAQQDARKEVNNLRNLFPDRIALRLDEDEQVDMVLGDGARDRGALADQISSVPEVGAGVGFVRLETSPDPVRVRAAYVSDDDIKEMVALALTDVDAGEAA, encoded by the coding sequence GTGGACCTGTCGAGCGTGGTCGTCGGCCGGACCGAGGACGGCTCGCCGTGGCGGCTTCGGCTGCTCGGAACCCATGTGCTGATCGCGGGGGCGACGGGGGCCGGCAAGGGGTCGGTCATCTGGTCCACCGTCCGCGCGCTGCTCCCGCTCATGGTCGCCGGGCTGGTGGAGGTGTGGGCCATCGACCCAAAGCGCATGGAACTGTCGTTCGGGCGGCCGTTGTTCGAGCGGTTCGGCCGGTACTCCTCCGATCCCCGCGGCGGCATGGTCCGCCTCCTGGAGGACGCGGCAGAGGACATGAACGCGCGCGCCGAGGAGTTCGCCGGGGTGGCGCGCTCGTTCGTCCCGTCGGTGGCGCATCCGTTCCGGGTGGTGATCGTGGATGAGCTGGCGTTCCTGACCGCCTACTGTCCCGAACGAGACCTTCGTAAGCGGGCCGAGTCGGCGCTTGCCGTGCTGACCTCACAGGGCCGTTCGGTCGGCTACTGCGTCATCGGGGCGCAGCAGGACGCGCGCAAGGAGGTCAACAACCTGCGCAACCTGTTCCCCGACCGAATCGCGCTCCGGCTCGATGAAGACGAACAGGTCGACATGGTCCTCGGCGACGGTGCCCGTGATCGCGGCGCGCTGGCCGATCAGATCTCCTCGGTTCCTGAGGTGGGTGCCGGGGTGGGGTTCGTCCGGCTGGAGACCTCACCCGACCCGGTCCGCGTCCGGGCGGCCTACGTCTCTGATGACGACATCAAAGAGATGGTGGCGCTCGCCCTGACCGACGTCGACGCCGGGGAGGCTGCGTGA
- a CDS encoding replication initiator, with amino-acid sequence MTETGSGVTQSGPDGSETGALVKTLAPLARGVLEQVAIDHGVCIRPVPMRRVDLHTGTSEVISVPCGHTLASVCPPCAEHKRKLRAVQCRQGWHLAEEPVITRADPDDEQRAWMELRAQAQAEHDRAVEEGTAHGEPVEFWDGVLRELDGEIERSGVRGSLKTGEHKQRRTRSTRRRQDAPDLPRRPVDSRTVGKVYRGRDGKTFRPSLFLTLTLDSYGRVRSDGTPVDPETYDYGRAARDALHFSKLVDRFVQNLRRFVGHDVQYFATVEPQRRLAPHLHMAIRGTISRAELRQVVAATYHQVWWPSTDRVVYSGEYLPVWDDAAGDEGGYVDPATGEVLPTWDDALDAIGQDENAEPLHVVRFGRQIDAQGVMADSPQSRKLIGYLTKYLVKGVAECHNAETSAQREHADRMAETLRYEPCSPTCANWLRYGVQPKNPRQGLTPGYCKGKAHRREHLGYGGRRVLVSRKWSGKTLADHKADRKAWALARLAEAGIPVANPADPDAAYVWERAGPGDRDVRPIEQRLLLLINERAKRRRQLDAATQNPTPEISATAEAA; translated from the coding sequence GTGACGGAAACCGGTAGCGGCGTGACGCAATCCGGCCCCGACGGTTCCGAGACGGGCGCGCTCGTCAAGACGCTGGCGCCGCTGGCACGCGGGGTCCTGGAACAGGTCGCCATCGACCACGGCGTCTGTATCCGGCCGGTCCCGATGCGTCGGGTGGACCTGCACACCGGAACCTCGGAAGTGATCAGCGTCCCGTGTGGACACACGCTCGCGTCGGTGTGTCCGCCGTGCGCCGAACATAAGCGCAAGCTTCGGGCCGTGCAGTGCCGCCAGGGCTGGCACCTGGCCGAGGAACCCGTCATCACGCGGGCCGATCCCGATGACGAGCAACGCGCCTGGATGGAGTTGCGGGCACAGGCACAGGCCGAACACGACCGTGCGGTCGAGGAAGGCACCGCGCACGGGGAACCGGTCGAGTTCTGGGACGGCGTCCTTCGTGAACTCGATGGCGAGATCGAACGCTCGGGCGTCCGCGGTTCCCTCAAGACCGGCGAGCACAAGCAGCGGCGTACCCGGTCCACGCGGCGGCGGCAGGACGCTCCGGACCTTCCTCGGCGGCCGGTCGACTCCCGCACCGTGGGCAAGGTCTACCGGGGGCGGGATGGGAAAACGTTCCGGCCTTCGCTGTTCCTGACGCTCACCCTCGACTCCTACGGGCGAGTGCGCTCGGATGGGACGCCGGTCGATCCGGAGACGTACGACTACGGGCGGGCGGCTCGGGACGCGTTGCACTTCTCCAAGCTGGTCGATCGGTTCGTGCAGAATCTTCGCCGGTTCGTCGGCCATGACGTCCAGTACTTCGCCACCGTCGAACCCCAACGGCGGCTCGCTCCCCACCTGCACATGGCCATCCGCGGAACGATCTCCCGCGCCGAACTTCGGCAAGTCGTGGCGGCGACCTATCACCAGGTGTGGTGGCCATCGACCGACCGCGTCGTCTACTCCGGGGAGTATCTCCCGGTCTGGGATGACGCTGCGGGCGATGAAGGCGGATACGTCGATCCGGCTACCGGTGAGGTATTGCCCACCTGGGATGACGCCCTCGACGCCATCGGCCAGGACGAGAACGCCGAACCCCTGCACGTCGTCCGGTTCGGGCGGCAGATCGACGCACAAGGCGTCATGGCCGACTCACCCCAGTCGCGCAAGCTGATCGGCTACCTCACGAAATACCTCGTCAAGGGGGTCGCCGAGTGCCACAACGCCGAGACCTCCGCGCAGCGAGAGCACGCCGACCGCATGGCCGAAACCCTGCGCTACGAGCCGTGCTCGCCCACCTGCGCGAACTGGCTCCGCTACGGCGTCCAACCCAAGAACCCCCGCCAGGGCCTGACCCCCGGCTACTGCAAGGGCAAAGCACACCGCCGCGAACACCTCGGCTACGGCGGCCGCCGCGTCCTGGTCTCCCGCAAGTGGTCCGGCAAGACCCTCGCCGACCACAAAGCCGACCGAAAGGCATGGGCGCTGGCTCGCCTGGCTGAGGCAGGCATCCCCGTCGCCAACCCGGCCGATCCCGATGCGGCCTACGTCTGGGAGCGCGCGGGGCCCGGTGACCGCGACGTCCGGCCGATCGAACAACGGCTACTGCTGCTGATCAACGAACGGGCCAAACGGCGCCGTCAACTCGACGCAGCGACACAGAACCCCACCCCCGAAATCTCGGCAACTGCGGAGGCCGCGTGA
- a CDS encoding helix-turn-helix transcriptional regulator, with protein sequence MKRSELMTTKEVLAELGGNVDRNVFYRWRSTGRAPAGLKLPNGELRFRRSEVLAWIDSLEQGSAAA encoded by the coding sequence GTGAAGCGCAGTGAGTTGATGACCACGAAGGAAGTTCTGGCGGAGCTGGGCGGGAACGTCGACCGGAACGTCTTCTACCGCTGGCGCTCCACCGGTCGCGCTCCGGCCGGGCTCAAGCTGCCCAACGGCGAACTTCGCTTCCGACGCTCCGAGGTTCTCGCCTGGATCGACTCTCTTGAGCAGGGGAGTGCGGCGGCGTGA
- a CDS encoding tyrosine-type recombinase/integrase produces the protein MKSYQVRFWSIKKVKNRRRPYGVRWLVDGYETSEWFTTRTLADNYRSQLMQAAQRGEAFDTETGLPESMSGAKDSVSWYEHARAYAAANWRGSAAKTRATVADCLASVTRGLVVDERGTPGAEVLHRALAAWAFNRQRMEKATPPEEITAALAWLAKKSIPLADLESPEVLRRALDGMAVNLDGKKAAAKTFKRRRSVFRSCLDRAVEQKAFPANPLDGVRWDPPKTVEQVDPVQVPNPDQARALMAAVPAMAPRVGRHLLAFFACLYFAGLRPSEAVDLKLGDCELPATGWGRLLLGGSSPAAGKQWTDDGRFHQPRGLKSRAEGVKRPVPAAPELVAILRTHVERFGTAEDGRLFRSQQGNRLAPVSYENVRWRDRQHVLTPAQLATPLARRPYDLRHACLSLWLNSGVPAVNVAARAGHSVAMLQSTYAHCIDGDDEIMNRRIDAALGAPSGSPHGTRGTDRPRAEHPRARVPRLFREYRRTTAHSGSPRRIPDGPSEGSGPGQGGAGEVDEPSPGEGARCLHSTG, from the coding sequence GTGAAGTCGTATCAGGTCCGGTTCTGGAGCATCAAGAAGGTCAAGAATCGTCGCCGTCCGTACGGAGTGCGCTGGCTCGTCGACGGTTACGAGACGTCGGAATGGTTCACCACGCGAACCCTCGCAGACAACTACCGCTCGCAACTGATGCAAGCGGCCCAACGCGGTGAGGCTTTCGATACGGAAACTGGGCTGCCCGAATCCATGTCGGGTGCCAAGGATTCCGTGTCCTGGTACGAACATGCTCGGGCCTACGCGGCTGCGAATTGGCGGGGGAGTGCAGCCAAGACGCGCGCAACCGTCGCTGACTGCCTGGCCTCGGTCACTCGGGGGCTGGTGGTGGACGAGCGTGGAACACCTGGGGCGGAGGTGCTGCATCGCGCTCTCGCAGCGTGGGCCTTCAATCGGCAACGCATGGAGAAGGCGACGCCTCCGGAAGAAATCACGGCCGCTCTCGCCTGGCTGGCGAAGAAATCTATCCCGCTGGCCGACTTGGAATCCCCCGAGGTTCTTCGGCGCGCACTCGACGGGATGGCGGTGAACCTGGACGGAAAGAAGGCGGCGGCGAAAACGTTCAAGCGGCGTCGCTCGGTGTTCCGCTCCTGCCTCGATCGTGCAGTCGAGCAGAAGGCGTTTCCGGCGAATCCGCTCGATGGGGTGCGCTGGGACCCGCCGAAGACGGTGGAACAGGTCGATCCCGTCCAGGTGCCCAACCCTGACCAAGCGCGGGCGTTGATGGCGGCGGTTCCGGCCATGGCTCCTCGGGTGGGCCGGCACCTGCTCGCGTTCTTCGCATGCCTCTACTTCGCTGGCCTGCGGCCGTCCGAAGCCGTGGACCTCAAGTTGGGGGACTGTGAACTTCCGGCAACCGGATGGGGGCGCCTCCTCCTGGGCGGGTCGAGTCCGGCGGCGGGCAAGCAGTGGACGGACGACGGCCGGTTCCACCAACCGCGGGGCCTCAAGTCTCGGGCCGAGGGCGTGAAGCGTCCGGTTCCGGCCGCTCCGGAGCTGGTGGCCATCCTTCGGACGCATGTCGAGCGGTTCGGGACGGCCGAGGACGGGCGGCTCTTTCGGAGCCAGCAGGGCAACCGGCTCGCACCCGTCAGTTACGAGAACGTTCGGTGGCGCGATCGGCAACACGTCCTGACACCCGCCCAGCTCGCCACACCGCTGGCTCGGCGTCCATACGACCTGCGCCATGCGTGCCTGTCGCTCTGGCTGAACAGCGGGGTCCCGGCAGTCAACGTGGCGGCCCGTGCCGGGCACTCGGTGGCGATGCTCCAGAGCACCTATGCTCACTGCATCGACGGAGATGACGAGATCATGAACCGGCGCATCGATGCAGCGCTCGGGGCTCCGTCCGGCTCTCCCCACGGAACGCGCGGAACGGATCGCCCCCGTGCTGAACACCCCCGCGCACGTGTTCCGCGACTGTTCCGCGAGTACCGACGTACGACCGCGCACAGTGGATCACCGCGGCGCATACCGGACGGTCCTTCGGAGGGCTCCGGGCCTGGTCAGGGTGGGGCCGGGGAGGTAGATGAACCTTCCCCCGGTGAGGGTGCGCGTTGCTTGCACTCGACAGGGTAG